The genome window CTGCCCGACAAGCAGGACGTCAAGGACGGCGTCATTGCCTACAAGATCGCCGCCCACGCCGCGGATCTCGCCAAGGGCCACCCCGGCGCGCGCGACTGGGACGATGCGCTGTCACGCGCGCGCTTCGAGTTCCGCTGGGAGGACCAGTTCGACCTCTCGCTCGATCCCGAGACCGCGCGCTCCTTCCACGACGAGACCCTGCCGGCCGAGGGCGCCAAGGTGGCGCACTTCTGCTCCATGTGCGGGCCGCACTTCTGCTCGATGAAGATCACGCAGGAAGTCCGTGAATACGCCAAGGCCCAAGGGCTCGCCGACGACAGCGCCGCCATCGCCCAGGGCCTGCGCGAGAAGGCGGAAGAGTTCAAGAAGTCCGGCGCCCAGCTCTACGTCCCGAAGTCCTGACCCGCCGGGCCCCTCTCCTCCTCGACGGGGAGAGGGGCCGCAGTTCGAGCCGAGACGCTCGCTTCGAGCGGTGAGGCGAGGGCTGAGAAGGCGAGGGCGCTGCTCTCTTGTCAGCTACTCCCTGAAGGTCTGCCGCAGTACCCAGATCGGCGCCATCCTCAAGGCCTCTCCCGGGCTCAGGCTGGCCGTGGCTCGCGCGCAGCGGCGCCCGCCGCGTGGAGGAGCGGCTCAGGCGTGTCGGGGTTGATCGAGCAGTCGGGTCCCAGCAGGAGCCGGCGGCCGCCCGTTTCGGCAATGGCGCTCCTCGCGCGGCCCACCAGCGCCGGGCCGGTGAACCCCGCGATATCCGGCTTGCCGGGGAATCCGCCGACGACCGCCCGCCCCGTCTTGAGCTGGCCCTCGGCCAGCGTCGGGTTTCCGGGCACCGTCGCCCAGGAGAAGGCCGTCACCGGATAGTCCAGGAACTCGTCGAAGTGCGCCGCCTCGCCACAGACGTGGAGCAGGTTGAACGGCGCGCGCGCGACGGCGCTCAG of Candidatus Methylomirabilota bacterium contains these proteins:
- a CDS encoding phosphomethylpyrimidine synthase ThiC; translated protein: LPDKQDVKDGVIAYKIAAHAADLAKGHPGARDWDDALSRARFEFRWEDQFDLSLDPETARSFHDETLPAEGAKVAHFCSMCGPHFCSMKITQEVREYAKAQGLADDSAAIAQGLREKAEEFKKSGAQLYVPKS